A part of Myxococcales bacterium genomic DNA contains:
- a CDS encoding UMP kinase, whose amino-acid sequence MSKGIRQQSKFHRVLLKISGEALQGDQGYGIDPKVITTLSKEIKDVLLLDVELAIVIGGGNIFRGVAASTQGMDRATADYMGMLATVLNALALQDALERIDVNTRVMSAIAMQELAEPYIKRRATRHLEKGRVVIFAAGTGNPFFTTDTAASLRAVEIQADAIFKATRVDGVYDRDPAKDANAKRFDELSYIEVLNRGLKVMDSTAISLCMDNEMNIYVFNMTKPGNIKRILLGEKIGTLVSAKNS is encoded by the coding sequence ATGAGTAAGGGTATTCGGCAACAAAGTAAATTTCATAGAGTGTTGTTAAAAATTTCGGGTGAAGCACTGCAGGGTGACCAGGGCTATGGCATTGATCCCAAGGTTATAACCACCTTATCCAAAGAGATCAAAGATGTGCTTTTGCTCGATGTAGAGTTAGCTATCGTTATTGGCGGGGGCAATATTTTTAGGGGAGTTGCTGCAAGTACTCAGGGAATGGATAGAGCAACGGCTGATTATATGGGGATGTTGGCAACGGTTTTAAATGCATTAGCTTTGCAGGATGCTTTGGAACGCATCGATGTTAATACCAGAGTGATGTCTGCCATTGCCATGCAAGAGTTAGCGGAACCCTACATCAAACGCCGTGCTACGAGACATTTGGAAAAAGGCCGGGTGGTAATATTTGCGGCTGGTACAGGCAATCCATTTTTTACTACCGACACTGCAGCGAGCTTGAGAGCGGTAGAAATCCAAGCAGATGCAATTTTCAAAGCGACACGAGTAGATGGAGTTTATGACCGCGATCCTGCGAAAGATGCAAATGCTAAGCGTTTTGATGAGCTGAGCTATATTGAAGTACTTAATCGAGGACTTAAAGTAATGGACTCCACAGCCATTTCCTTGTGTATGGACAATGAGATGAACATCTATGTGTTTAATATGACTAAGCCCGGTAATATAAAGCGGATTTTACTGGGAGAAAAAATTGGGACTTTGGTGAGTGCCAAAAATTCTTAA